One Osmerus eperlanus chromosome 13, fOsmEpe2.1, whole genome shotgun sequence genomic region harbors:
- the gcna gene encoding germ cell nuclear acidic protein isoform X1, which produces MDGDTQMLFQRIADKMGWTEEGGLEMAEEELLRSISKTRLATCRTQPQELHSPVRFLLLDSADDTFGKENQRNQASNAIDYRDQVQIESSEDDFDQFLMQNATPKEDLRKSRSAPKKESVSVAVVVSSDCEDSFEAFLNRVKTPKAKPKTTAENEGEDSLKNVIVDDFSSDDDFIIEKKKPSTCKIYKTPKANISQPPVRKPLTECDSPVFLSDSDDDYSIVSKSTWRSRHPPRHPSSRTKTVNILESNLEDISPSSSQSSSPFLPSFLAPTPSFPSSLFLAQPQQTHFASPRRTYSAPSKLEDSVSSEEEFLSLLDRVRKNRLLGSNTPTPKNNTGSSYRLHAPTPTTTPVSKPSTKGQKRAGPRPGGRMPMHMKTSVPPQPAVTHTEPRPSTFSSRLGMCRTPGCFLQSLSTYACGFKLIKENLTAKLFQLYNTSVFESKLPAGMSVSWNKKMRKTAGYCITGQERVGGNRYARIELSEKVCDSADRLRDTLVHEMCHAATWLINGVRDGHGPFWKLYARKATLVHPELPMVTRCHSYDINYKYKYQCSHCKNTIGRHSKSLDTQRFICALCTGPLVLLVSANSKPRAPTPFASFVKENYGSMRQELTGQSHANVMRKLSANFATKTRLSQS; this is translated from the exons CTTCTAAGGAGCATCAGTAAGACCCGTCTGGCAACATGCCGGACCCAGCCCCAGGAGTTGCATTCGCCAGTTAGGTTTCTCCTGTTGGACAGCGCAGATGACACCTTTGGGAAGGAGAACCAGAGAAACCAAGCCTCCAATGCCATAGACTACAGGGATCAAGTCCAGATTGAGTCAAGCGAAGATGACTTTGATCAGT TTCTGATGCAGAATGCTACACCAAAAGAAGATTTAAGAAAATCCAGGAGTGCTCCCAAGAAAGAGAG tgtttctgttgctgttgttgtgagTTCAGACTGTGAGGACAGCTTTGAGGCCT TTTTAAACCGTGTGAAAACACCAAAGGCCAAGCCTAAGACCACAGCCGAGAATGAGGGTGAAGACAG TTTAAAAAACGTCATTGTTGATGACTTTTCTTCTGACGATGACTTTATCATTGAGAAGAAGAAACCCTCTACCTGCAAAA TATACAAGACTCCCAAAGCCAACATTTCCCAACCCCCAGTCAGAAAACCCCTGACTGAATGTGACTCCCCAGTCTTCCTCAGTGACAGCGATGATGATTATAGTATTGTCTCTAAGAGCACCTGGAGGAGCCGTCATCCTCCACGCCATCCCTCATCACGCACCAAAACTGTCAATATTCTGGAGAGTAATCTGGAGGACAtttctccttcatcctctcagTCTTCCTCCCCTTTTCTGCCATCTTTCCTAGCTCCTACTCCAtcttttccctcctccctctttttgGCCCAGCCTCAGCAGACACACTTTGCGTCCCCTCGGCGGACATACTCTGCTCCGTCCAAGCTGGAAGACTCTGTCAGCTCAGAGGAGGAGTTCCTCTCCTTACTTGACAGAGTGAGGAAGAACAGATTGCTTGGCAGCAACACTCCTACACCCAAAAACAATACAG GGTCAAGTTATAGGCTTCATGCCCCTACTCCTACTACAACACCTGTCTCAAAACCTTCCACAAAGGGACAGAAAAGAGCGGGCCCTCGACCTGGAGGAAGAATGCCAATGCATATGAAAACCTCAGTGCCGCCACAACCTGCAGTCACACATACGGAGCCCAGACCCAGCACCTTCAGCAGCAG ACTAGGGATGTGTAGGACTCCCGGTTGTTTCCTTCAATCCCTATCCACCTACGCATGTGGCTTCAAGCTAATCAAGGAAAACCTCACAGCTAAACTCTTCCAACTGTACAACACCAGTGTATTTGAGAGCAAG ctgcctgCTGGCATGTCAGTCAGCTGGAACAAGAAGATGAGGAAGACTGCAGGATATTGTATCACTGGACAGGAGCGGGTGGGAGGTAACCGCTACGCACGCATCGAGCTCTCTGAGAAAGTTTGTGACTCTGCAG ACCGCCTGAGGGACACCCTGGTGCACGAAATGTGCCATGCCGCCACCTGGCTAATCAACGGCGTACGAGACGGCCATGGACCCTTCTGGAAACTGTACGCCAGAAAGGCCACGCTGGTCCACCCAGAGCTACCCATGGTGACCCGCTGTCACAGCTATGACATCAACTACAAGTACAAGTACCAGTGCAGTCACTGCAAGAACAC GATCGGGCGCCATTCCAAATCTCTAGATACTCAGAGATTCATATGTGCCCTCTGCACAGGGCCATTGGTCCTTCTGGTCTCCGCCAACAGCAAGCCCCGTGCACCCACACCTTTTGCAAGTTTTGTCAAAGAAAACTATGGAAGTATGCGCCAGGAGCTGACGGGACAGAGCCATGCTAATGTGATGCGTAAACTCAGTGCCAACTTTGCCACCAAGACTCGCCTTAGCCAGAGCTGA
- the gcna gene encoding germ cell nuclear acidic protein isoform X2 — MQNATPKEDLRKSRSAPKKESVSVAVVVSSDCEDSFEAFLNRVKTPKAKPKTTAENEGEDSLKNVIVDDFSSDDDFIIEKKKPSTCKIYKTPKANISQPPVRKPLTECDSPVFLSDSDDDYSIVSKSTWRSRHPPRHPSSRTKTVNILESNLEDISPSSSQSSSPFLPSFLAPTPSFPSSLFLAQPQQTHFASPRRTYSAPSKLEDSVSSEEEFLSLLDRVRKNRLLGSNTPTPKNNTGSSYRLHAPTPTTTPVSKPSTKGQKRAGPRPGGRMPMHMKTSVPPQPAVTHTEPRPSTFSSRLGMCRTPGCFLQSLSTYACGFKLIKENLTAKLFQLYNTSVFESKLPAGMSVSWNKKMRKTAGYCITGQERVGGNRYARIELSEKVCDSADRLRDTLVHEMCHAATWLINGVRDGHGPFWKLYARKATLVHPELPMVTRCHSYDINYKYKYQCSHCKNTIGRHSKSLDTQRFICALCTGPLVLLVSANSKPRAPTPFASFVKENYGSMRQELTGQSHANVMRKLSANFATKTRLSQS; from the exons ATGCAGAATGCTACACCAAAAGAAGATTTAAGAAAATCCAGGAGTGCTCCCAAGAAAGAGAG tgtttctgttgctgttgttgtgagTTCAGACTGTGAGGACAGCTTTGAGGCCT TTTTAAACCGTGTGAAAACACCAAAGGCCAAGCCTAAGACCACAGCCGAGAATGAGGGTGAAGACAG TTTAAAAAACGTCATTGTTGATGACTTTTCTTCTGACGATGACTTTATCATTGAGAAGAAGAAACCCTCTACCTGCAAAA TATACAAGACTCCCAAAGCCAACATTTCCCAACCCCCAGTCAGAAAACCCCTGACTGAATGTGACTCCCCAGTCTTCCTCAGTGACAGCGATGATGATTATAGTATTGTCTCTAAGAGCACCTGGAGGAGCCGTCATCCTCCACGCCATCCCTCATCACGCACCAAAACTGTCAATATTCTGGAGAGTAATCTGGAGGACAtttctccttcatcctctcagTCTTCCTCCCCTTTTCTGCCATCTTTCCTAGCTCCTACTCCAtcttttccctcctccctctttttgGCCCAGCCTCAGCAGACACACTTTGCGTCCCCTCGGCGGACATACTCTGCTCCGTCCAAGCTGGAAGACTCTGTCAGCTCAGAGGAGGAGTTCCTCTCCTTACTTGACAGAGTGAGGAAGAACAGATTGCTTGGCAGCAACACTCCTACACCCAAAAACAATACAG GGTCAAGTTATAGGCTTCATGCCCCTACTCCTACTACAACACCTGTCTCAAAACCTTCCACAAAGGGACAGAAAAGAGCGGGCCCTCGACCTGGAGGAAGAATGCCAATGCATATGAAAACCTCAGTGCCGCCACAACCTGCAGTCACACATACGGAGCCCAGACCCAGCACCTTCAGCAGCAG ACTAGGGATGTGTAGGACTCCCGGTTGTTTCCTTCAATCCCTATCCACCTACGCATGTGGCTTCAAGCTAATCAAGGAAAACCTCACAGCTAAACTCTTCCAACTGTACAACACCAGTGTATTTGAGAGCAAG ctgcctgCTGGCATGTCAGTCAGCTGGAACAAGAAGATGAGGAAGACTGCAGGATATTGTATCACTGGACAGGAGCGGGTGGGAGGTAACCGCTACGCACGCATCGAGCTCTCTGAGAAAGTTTGTGACTCTGCAG ACCGCCTGAGGGACACCCTGGTGCACGAAATGTGCCATGCCGCCACCTGGCTAATCAACGGCGTACGAGACGGCCATGGACCCTTCTGGAAACTGTACGCCAGAAAGGCCACGCTGGTCCACCCAGAGCTACCCATGGTGACCCGCTGTCACAGCTATGACATCAACTACAAGTACAAGTACCAGTGCAGTCACTGCAAGAACAC GATCGGGCGCCATTCCAAATCTCTAGATACTCAGAGATTCATATGTGCCCTCTGCACAGGGCCATTGGTCCTTCTGGTCTCCGCCAACAGCAAGCCCCGTGCACCCACACCTTTTGCAAGTTTTGTCAAAGAAAACTATGGAAGTATGCGCCAGGAGCTGACGGGACAGAGCCATGCTAATGTGATGCGTAAACTCAGTGCCAACTTTGCCACCAAGACTCGCCTTAGCCAGAGCTGA